A single genomic interval of Lathyrus oleraceus cultivar Zhongwan6 chromosome 7, CAAS_Psat_ZW6_1.0, whole genome shotgun sequence harbors:
- the LOC127101215 gene encoding protein NONRESPONDING TO OXYLIPINS 2, mitochondrial, whose translation MATSSSKAFSRLTSRLHSLLTKPSPLSSHLKPKLQSATLPRLSFTSRLPVELGSLESMLPLYTAVASARLVSSLSIESIGWGLVPQGISMPL comes from the exons ATGGCAACGTCGTCGTCTAAGGCTTTCTCTAGGTTAACATCTCGATTACACTCTCTCCTTACAAAACCATCACCACTCTCCTCTCATCTCAAACCCAAACTTCAATCTGCAACTCTTCCACGCCTCTCTTTCACTTCACG GTTACCGGTGGAGTTGGGTAGCTTGGAATCAATGTTGCCGCTGTATACCGCTGTTGCTTCTGCTCGATTAGTTTCAAGCTTGTCCATTGAATCTATTGGTTGGGGTTTAGTTCCTCAAG GTATTTCCATGCCTTTATGA
- the LOC127101214 gene encoding proteinaceous RNase P 1, chloroplastic/mitochondrial isoform X2 has product MATSPLTLQLQLQRSLSFSHSLIPNLYHSFPSFTTLNFNPRKQPTIQCSSRNSPVETTNRNSVRNFSKKIPSPSSVSHTDKSVSLESKSLNRVIEKKKIENENVVEKKKKKIKDSRRVKLRLSLDLCSKRGDLNGALSFYDSAISQGVKLGQHQYTVLLYLCSSAAIGVLRPAKSGSGTRTLNTQVSSVNRNDDDNRFCSDSDDDNRVLDNSVSVSCSSSEKLDENDEFKNLALRRGFEVYENMCMNKVEMNEAALTSVARMAMAMCDGDMAFEMVKQMKILGLSPRLRSYGPALSTYCNNGEIDKAFDVENHMLEHGVYPEEPELERLLRVSIRAGKSDRVYYVLHKLRSSVRKVSNTTADLIVDWFRSKTASKVGRKKWDKRLIMEAMENNGGGWHGIGWLGKGRWQVLQTSVGNDGMCKCCGVQLATIDLDPVETENFAKSVASIAISKEKNSNFQTFQKWLDYYGPFEAVIDAANVGLFGQWKFMPSKINAVVNEMRLKLPSKKFPLIVLHHRRIRGDKRDAPISKAVVDRWNNAGALYATPTGSNDDWYWLYAAIKFKCLLVTNDEMRDHLFQLLGNDFFPKWKERHQVRFGFSDNGPEFYMPPPCSVVIQESEEGHWHIPIEAELNDEAERRWLCITRAKLDLVSEDSSTTSKDKKPLRNGEWKKSVTRNESANESQYRNPVNQKEVKETPRGLYKNIRS; this is encoded by the exons ATGGCTACTTCTCCTCTCACTCTCCAACTTCAACTCCAACgctctctctctttctctcatTCTCTCATACCAAACCTCTATCATTCCTTCCCTTCATTCACCACCCTCAATTTCAACCCAAGAAAACAACCCACAATCCAATGCTCTTCACGCAATTCTCCCGTTGAAACCACCAACAGAAACTCCGTAAGAAACTTTTCAAAGAAAATCCCTTCTCCTTCTTCTGTATCTCACACTGACAAAAGCGTTTCTTTGGAATCAAAATCTCTCAACAGGGTCATTGAGAAAAAGAAGATTGAAAATGAAAATGTggtggagaagaagaagaagaagattaaGGACAGCCGTAGAGTTAAATTGCGGCTTTCTTTGGATTTGTGTTCTAAAAGAGGTGATTTAAATGGAGCTTTATCCTTTTATGATTCTGCAATATCACAAGGTGTTAAATTGGGACAACACCAGTATACAGTTCTGTTGTATCTTTGTTCTTCTGCAGCTATTGGTGTTCTTCGGCCCGCGAAAAGCGGAAGTGGTACTAGAACTTTGAATACACAAGTCTCGTCAGTAAATagaaatgatgatgataatagATTTTGTAGTGATAGTGATGATGATAATAGAGTGTTAGATAATTCAGTTTCAGTTTCATGTAGTAGTAGTGAGAAACTAGATGAGAATGATGAATTTAAGAATTTGGCGTTGCGGAGAGGATTCGAAGTGTATGAGAATATGTGTATGAATAAGGTTGAAATGAATGAGGCAGCATTGACATCTGTGGCTAGAATGGCCATGGCAATGTGTGATGGTGACATGGCTTTTGAGATGGTTAAGCAAATGAAGATTTTGGGGTTAAGTCCTAGGTTAAGGTCTTATGGTCCTGCTTTATCGACGTATTGTAATAACGGTGAAATCGATAAAGCATTCGATGTTGAAAACCATATGTTGGAACATGGTGTTTACCCGGAGGAGCCGGAGTTAGAGAGGCTTTTGAGAGTAAGTATAAGAGCTGGTAAGAGTGATAGGGTTTACTATGTGTTGCATAAACTAAGAAGTAGCGTTAGGAAAGTTTCGAATACTACGGCTGATTTGATTGTTGATTGGTTTAGGAGCAAAACGGCTTCGAAAGTTGGGAGAAAAAAATGGGATAAAAGGTTGATAATGGAAGCAATGGAAAATAATGGTGGAGGGTGGCATGGGATAGGTTGGTTAGGGAAGGGGAGATGGCAGGTTCTTCAAACAAGTGTTGGAAATGATGGAATGTGTAAATGTTGTGGAGTGCAATTGGCTACTATTGATCTTGATCCTGTTGAAACCGAGAATTTCGCTAAGTCGGTTGCGTCCATTGCTATAAGTAAGGAGAAAAATTCAAACTTTCAAACATTTCAA AAATGGCTTGACTACTATGGACCTTTTGAAGCAGTGATAGATGCTGCAAATGTAGGTCTTTTCGGCCAATGGAAGTTCATGCCATCAAAG ATCAACGCTGTTGTAAATGAGATGCGCCTAAAACTCCCTTCGAAGAAATTTCCGCTTATTGTTTTGCATCATAGGCGTATCAGAGGAGACAAAAGGGATGCGCCAATCAGCAAAGCAGTGGTTGATAGGTGGAATAACGCCGGTGCACTCTATGCAACACCTACCGGATCAAACGATGATTG GTACTGGTTATATGCAGCTATAAAATTCAAATGCTTACTTGTTACCAATGACGAGATGAGAGATCATTTGTTTCAACTTCTCGGAAATGACTTCTTCCCCAAGTGGAAAGAAAGGCATCAG GTACGGTTCGGATTCTCTGATAACGGTCCCGAGTTTTACATGCCCCCTCCTTGTTCTGTTGTTATTCAG GAATCGGAGGAAGGACACTGGCATATTCCGATTGAAGCCGAACTTAACGATGAAGCAGAAAGAAGATGGCTGTGCATCACACGTGCTAAATTGGACTTGGTCAGCGAAGATTCTTCGACAACATCCAAAG ATAAGAAACCTCTGCGAAATGGAGAATGGAAAAAATCGGTTACTAGGAATGAGTCTGCAAATGAGTCACAATATCGAAATCCTGTGAATCAAAAAGAAGTGAAAGAAACACCTCGTGGATTGTACAAAAATATCCGATCATAA
- the LOC127101816 gene encoding protein FAR-RED IMPAIRED RESPONSE 1-like: MCFSCLEKVKTYYQEYALKKGFGWRIRSSKKGDDGEVNYLILSCLREGFNISKISCTLKTLPSRAKNCPAKICIKLKQDGLWYITQFESNHSHETNPTKARSFKANKKMDLHVRRTIQINDDAGVRINMTFQSLVKDAGGHENIPFCEKDVRNYINKERRAIEKEGDGKTLISYFCKMREQNTYFFYDIDLDGDFHVRNVFWADARSRAAYEYFGDVVTFDTTYLTNKYDMPFVAFVGVNHHGQSTLLGCGLLSGEDTDSFV, translated from the coding sequence ATGTGTTTTTCTTGTCTAGAGAAAGTTAAAACATATTATCAAGAATATGCTTTAAAAAAGGGTTTTGGATGGAGGATTAGATCATCGAAAAAAGGAGATGACGGGGAGGTCAACTACCTAATACTTTCATGTTTAAGAGAGGGGTTTAACATTTCAAAAATTTCATGCACGTTAAAGACACTACCATCTAGAGCGAAAAATTGTCCTGCCAAGATTTGTATTAAATTGAAACAAGATGGTTTGTGGTACATTACACAATTTGAATCTAACCATTCTCATGAGACTAACCCTACAAAAGCAAGATCGTTCAAGGCTAACAAGAAAATGGACTTACATGTGAGGAGAACAATCCAAATCAATGATGATGCGGGAGTAAGGATCAACATGACTTTTCAATCTCTTGTTAAAGATGCAGGAGGACATGAAAATATTCCCTTTTGTGAAAAAGATGTGAGGAATTATATTAACAAAGAGCGTCGTGCGATTGAAAAAGAAGGTGATGGTAAGACTTTGATTAGTTATTTTTGTAAAATGAGGGAACAAAATACATATTTCTTCTATGACATAGATTTGGATGGTGATTTTCATGTGAGGAATGTATTTTGGGCTGATGCGAGAAGTAGAGCTGCTTACGAATATTTTGGAGATGTTGTAACTTTTGACACAACATACTTGACTAACAAGTATGACATGCCTTTTGTTGCATTCGTGGGTGTGAATCACCATGGTCAATCAACATTACTTGGTTGTGGATTACTATCAGGTGAAGACACTGATTCTTTTGTGTAG
- the LOC127101214 gene encoding proteinaceous RNase P 1, chloroplastic/mitochondrial isoform X1 produces MATSPLTLQLQLQRSLSFSHSLIPNLYHSFPSFTTLNFNPRKQPTIQCSSRNSPVETTNRNSVRNFSKKIPSPSSVSHTDKSVSLESKSLNRVIEKKKIENENVVEKKKKKIKDSRRVKLRLSLDLCSKRGDLNGALSFYDSAISQGVKLGQHQYTVLLYLCSSAAIGVLRPAKSGSGTRTLNTQVSSVNRNDDDNRFCSDSDDDNRVLDNSVSVSCSSSEKLDENDEFKNLALRRGFEVYENMCMNKVEMNEAALTSVARMAMAMCDGDMAFEMVKQMKILGLSPRLRSYGPALSTYCNNGEIDKAFDVENHMLEHGVYPEEPELERLLRVSIRAGKSDRVYYVLHKLRSSVRKVSNTTADLIVDWFRSKTASKVGRKKWDKRLIMEAMENNGGGWHGIGWLGKGRWQVLQTSVGNDGMCKCCGVQLATIDLDPVETENFAKSVASIAISKEKNSNFQTFQKWLDYYGPFEAVIDAANVGLFGQWKFMPSKINAVVNEMRLKLPSKKFPLIVLHHRRIRGDKRDAPISKAVVDRWNNAGALYATPTGSNDDWYWLYAAIKFKCLLVTNDEMRDHLFQLLGNDFFPKWKERHQVSRTLQRKISYRVFVHFSSPNFRYGSDSLITVPSFTCPLLVLLLFRNRRKDTGIFRLKPNLTMKQKEDGCASHVLNWTWSAKILRQHPKIRNLCEMENGKNRLLGMSLQMSHNIEIL; encoded by the exons ATGGCTACTTCTCCTCTCACTCTCCAACTTCAACTCCAACgctctctctctttctctcatTCTCTCATACCAAACCTCTATCATTCCTTCCCTTCATTCACCACCCTCAATTTCAACCCAAGAAAACAACCCACAATCCAATGCTCTTCACGCAATTCTCCCGTTGAAACCACCAACAGAAACTCCGTAAGAAACTTTTCAAAGAAAATCCCTTCTCCTTCTTCTGTATCTCACACTGACAAAAGCGTTTCTTTGGAATCAAAATCTCTCAACAGGGTCATTGAGAAAAAGAAGATTGAAAATGAAAATGTggtggagaagaagaagaagaagattaaGGACAGCCGTAGAGTTAAATTGCGGCTTTCTTTGGATTTGTGTTCTAAAAGAGGTGATTTAAATGGAGCTTTATCCTTTTATGATTCTGCAATATCACAAGGTGTTAAATTGGGACAACACCAGTATACAGTTCTGTTGTATCTTTGTTCTTCTGCAGCTATTGGTGTTCTTCGGCCCGCGAAAAGCGGAAGTGGTACTAGAACTTTGAATACACAAGTCTCGTCAGTAAATagaaatgatgatgataatagATTTTGTAGTGATAGTGATGATGATAATAGAGTGTTAGATAATTCAGTTTCAGTTTCATGTAGTAGTAGTGAGAAACTAGATGAGAATGATGAATTTAAGAATTTGGCGTTGCGGAGAGGATTCGAAGTGTATGAGAATATGTGTATGAATAAGGTTGAAATGAATGAGGCAGCATTGACATCTGTGGCTAGAATGGCCATGGCAATGTGTGATGGTGACATGGCTTTTGAGATGGTTAAGCAAATGAAGATTTTGGGGTTAAGTCCTAGGTTAAGGTCTTATGGTCCTGCTTTATCGACGTATTGTAATAACGGTGAAATCGATAAAGCATTCGATGTTGAAAACCATATGTTGGAACATGGTGTTTACCCGGAGGAGCCGGAGTTAGAGAGGCTTTTGAGAGTAAGTATAAGAGCTGGTAAGAGTGATAGGGTTTACTATGTGTTGCATAAACTAAGAAGTAGCGTTAGGAAAGTTTCGAATACTACGGCTGATTTGATTGTTGATTGGTTTAGGAGCAAAACGGCTTCGAAAGTTGGGAGAAAAAAATGGGATAAAAGGTTGATAATGGAAGCAATGGAAAATAATGGTGGAGGGTGGCATGGGATAGGTTGGTTAGGGAAGGGGAGATGGCAGGTTCTTCAAACAAGTGTTGGAAATGATGGAATGTGTAAATGTTGTGGAGTGCAATTGGCTACTATTGATCTTGATCCTGTTGAAACCGAGAATTTCGCTAAGTCGGTTGCGTCCATTGCTATAAGTAAGGAGAAAAATTCAAACTTTCAAACATTTCAA AAATGGCTTGACTACTATGGACCTTTTGAAGCAGTGATAGATGCTGCAAATGTAGGTCTTTTCGGCCAATGGAAGTTCATGCCATCAAAG ATCAACGCTGTTGTAAATGAGATGCGCCTAAAACTCCCTTCGAAGAAATTTCCGCTTATTGTTTTGCATCATAGGCGTATCAGAGGAGACAAAAGGGATGCGCCAATCAGCAAAGCAGTGGTTGATAGGTGGAATAACGCCGGTGCACTCTATGCAACACCTACCGGATCAAACGATGATTG GTACTGGTTATATGCAGCTATAAAATTCAAATGCTTACTTGTTACCAATGACGAGATGAGAGATCATTTGTTTCAACTTCTCGGAAATGACTTCTTCCCCAAGTGGAAAGAAAGGCATCAGGTTAGCCGAACTCTGCAAAGAAAAATTTCTTATCGGGTCTTTGTTCATTTTTCGTCTCCAAATTTTAGGTACGGTTCGGATTCTCTGATAACGGTCCCGAGTTTTACATGCCCCCTCCTTGTTCTGTTGTTATTCAG GAATCGGAGGAAGGACACTGGCATATTCCGATTGAAGCCGAACTTAACGATGAAGCAGAAAGAAGATGGCTGTGCATCACACGTGCTAAATTGGACTTGGTCAGCGAAGATTCTTCGACAACATCCAAAG ATAAGAAACCTCTGCGAAATGGAGAATGGAAAAAATCGGTTACTAGGAATGAGTCTGCAAATGAGTCACAATATCGAAATCCTGTGA